The region gacaacaatagattatatattatatgtttaatgtaatattaatattatacgtggattttaaatttaaattttttgctaatttaaaaaaaaaagtaacttgCTACttattgacagtagattatattatatgcttaatataacattattctaataagtgcgtttaagtttaattaaattttatttaagttataaaacgtatgattttattatttttaaataattatcatggtaaaatatctcaaaaatatcctattttaatttttttaattatttattttattttatttaagtttaaatgtttacaaactaccattaaatataagaatatttcgttaaagttaatattaaaaaaaataaaaaaccgttaaaacaaaaaatttccattatctacacacttattatatagaagagatatgcaTTCACTAAAACATTGCATATAATTCATGTTACTTGAATTTATTGTTCTTGATACTGCTTGTACTTCATATGCTATGTATGTCtcttattattttgaaaataggCTATTTTAGAGTGTTGAAAATTTCTGATAGGGTTGAGAGAGGTATTAAAGGTGTTTATGAATGTCATTTTGCAAAGTGTTATTAAAACTAGATTATTACACAGAATAACTATAAAAAGAAGACCATTTTGCCAAACAAATCAACCATGTTAAAAAATAGTATCAAAACTGAAAATAAGTTACATATTTTCCTCTATGAACTGTACTTGTTGAGTTTTGAGTAGCATATTTTGAGCAGGGATGGAAGTGTAGTGTATGGGAATAACAATGAGGGAATGACAAGAGTAAGGAGTTTCAAAGATGGGAAACTGAAGATCTCAGAAGACATGCTTCTTGATCATGATGAGAAAGGCATTCCGATCTCCGGCGATGTTCGAAATTGCTGGGCAGGTTTTTCTCTCCTACAAGCTCTGTTTGTCAAGGAACACAATCTTGTTTGTGATATGTTGAAAGTAAGCCAATCTTTTCCTTATGTTTCTTTctattttcaatttttctttatgttatgattattgtGTTTGCTGAATCTTTTTCTTATTTACATTAGTCCAACTCTTATTTTTTTAGGAACATTATCCAGAATTTGATGATGAGAATCTCTACAGGCATGCAAGACTAGTGATTTCAGCAGTCATTGCTAAAGTTCATACAATAGATTGGACTGTTGAACTCCTAAAGACTGATACTCTTCTAGCTGGCATGAGGATTAATTGGTATTTTATAACACTAATAATTTCTATAGCAAAAGATAAATTTTTTACACATCCTTGACCAAATCCCACTAATATAGGTGTTGTTAACACttaaaaaatagttttatttaattaattaaaaatttgataattaaacattaaatgtgtttggtaactctatttttatttattatttttttaaaatttattaaattttgaaaatagatttttttcactttcaactttttttaaaacaattttcaagtttttttttttttcatctcttcttctaatcaacacctcatattgttaaacaaaaaataaaaagaaaagttatcaaacgcgtttattattttttgtttttaaaaacaaaaaataaaaatagttaccaaacattttatttatttatttttaaaataaataaataaataacatttctatttttgtgtttaaaatattcaaaaacaaaaataggGATTACTTGATAAGTACCTACTTTTAGGATTAGTCAACTAAAATTAGCCATTAAATAAATTCAGTTAAATTTTATCCATTATTATAATTACATTTCTCATACTACACTTGCATATACACATATAACTTAGGTATAACTGAATAGTATAATCGGTAGATTCAAATCAATATTAGgtatgaaattaatttttttaaaaagtggCTAAAAATTAAATGACATCTCTAAAACTGGACACTCCGTATAATTTGTACACAACAAAAATATTACCAAATGAGCCCATAGTAAATTGCTTTTCTTGTGTGTTGGCTGGCCAGGTATGGATTATTAGGAAAGAGATTTAAAGACATGTTTGGGCATATTTGTGGACCAGTATTTAGTGGATTGGTTGGTCTAAAGAAGCCCAGAGATCATGGAGTTCCTTATTCACTGACTGAGGAGTTTGTGAGTGTTTATAGAATGCACTCACTTCTACCAGACAAATTCATCCTTAGGGACACCAACTCTGCATCTTCAGAAGACAAATGCCCTCCTATACTAGAAGAGTATTTctctcaattttattttttatttgactAGAAAAGTATCTGTCATAGAATTATGGGAAAAAAATGTGAAAAGCTTGATTGGTTCGCGattgaaaaattatatttttaaaaagtgtgtttctgaaataaaaatatgaatttatagtCTAAAAACATGattttgaaaatgtgattgattcagTTTCTGAAAactatttttgggtttttaaaatctgaatatgtgattgatagggaatctaaaaatataaaaaaaaaaatgataaatttgTAGGATTTTAGGATACGATGATTTGGAAACAGAGAAAATGTAATTTTCTTGTTTTTGATTTTAGAACACAAAATTAGAATACTGATtggaattttattttaaaaaacatctTACCAATCACTTATTCTTGTAGGTCATactgttttcaagttttaaaaatgataaaattggATTCAAATCCTATACCAATCAAACCCTAAATATACATTGCCCAATTCACTGAAATTTACATATGGTGGTGACTGTGATGCAAAAAAATTGATTGCAGGATTCCAATGGAGAAAATGATAGGCAAAGAAGGAGAAAAGAGACTATCAAAGATTGGGTTTGAGCAAATGTTGGTGTCATTAGGTCATCAAGCTTGTGGAGAACTCTCACTGTGGAACTACCCATCATGGATGAGGAATCTCATTGCTCATGATATCAATGGAGAAGATAGACCAGACCCAATTGACATGGCTGCCTTAGAAAGTATATCTCTTACACTCCAAAGTGACTATTCATACACTATGCTTCTTACCTTTGTTTTTGGAATAATACCATTTTGAGCTCTTTGTTTTTGCTAAATGTCGATTTGAaccatatattttgaaaaatactttttTTGAATCCATATTTTGTTAATTGGATCAACATAGTCTATTAAATATAACCCTAATAAAGATCGATGCCCGTTGAAGATCTATGTGTTTTCTAGGTCAATAATCCTGTAAATAAATCCTAAGAGCAAAAATATTTTTGACAATAATCGGTTTCAGAAGACTATTTTGATCCAATTTACAAAATGCAGGGTTGTAAAACGATTTTTCCAACTAGTTATTTAGCAAAAATAGAGGGTTCAAAGTGGTATTATTCACCTTTTTCTTATAAAGTTTTTACATgcttattttaattgattttaagtttttttttcttcctaatTCCTAATAGTTTTGTAATTGttacaatttgtttggcaaaaatAGTTTacagagatagagagagaggagTTGCTAGGTACAATGAGTTCAGAAGGAACTTACTAATGGTTCCAATTAGCAAGTGGGAAGATTTAACAGATGATGATGAAGCTATTGAAGCTCTTTATGAAGTTTATGGGAATGATGTTGAGAAGCTTGATTTGCTAGTGGGTTTACATGCAGAAAAGAGAATAAAAGGCTTTGCCATTGGTGAATCagctttctttatttttctactcATTGCATCAAGGTATgcttatcttttattttattttgtaaaaaaaagggtttatacttttttggaccctatgttttgtcctattacctgtttggaccctgtattttgaaaaaatattttttggaccttatattttataaaatgattaaaatagaaccataaacttaattttgatgaagaaaaaattaaatataacaacatagtttttaatcagaatgattttatttttgttctgaattattagtttggtaaattatttgtgattttagttgaaaaaacattgaccaaaatcaagtttagggttctattttaaccattttacaaaacacatagtccaaaaagtaatttgtcaaaatacaaggtccacacagataatgagaaaaaacacagggtccaaaaatgtataaaccctaaaaaaaaataccaattaaTCCATAAATGACAAAAAATAAAGGAATAATGTCACCAAAAGGAAAAATTCCATTGATTTTTCAGAAAAATAACAATGGAAAAAGCTTAATGCATGGGATGCTATTGTAATTATCTCAGATAAAAAAAATGCTACATTTTTATAACACCA is a window of Humulus lupulus chromosome 4, drHumLupu1.1, whole genome shotgun sequence DNA encoding:
- the LOC133831619 gene encoding alpha-dioxygenase 2, with amino-acid sequence MYYLRSEESNMAVFSLSSSTLIHPQLQPMVAKMTLFDTFLFCVIHMVDKLGIWHRLPVIIGAAYLGIRRHLHQRYNLLHVGKMAGKQYDEKEIWYRTADGKCNHRDDDLVGSQGTFFGRNMPPSTSPYGVLEPHPSIVASKLLERKKFKDNGKQFNMIACSWIQFMIHDWVDHLEDTNQVEIGVVEEVASGCPLKSFKFFKTKEVPTFTPHIKSGSLNTRTPWWDGSVVYGNNNEGMTRVRSFKDGKLKISEDMLLDHDEKGIPISGDVRNCWAGFSLLQALFVKEHNLVCDMLKEHYPEFDDENLYRHARLVISAVIAKVHTIDWTVELLKTDTLLAGMRINWYGLLGKRFKDMFGHICGPVFSGLVGLKKPRDHGVPYSLTEEFVSVYRMHSLLPDKFILRDTNSASSEDKCPPILEEIPMEKMIGKEGEKRLSKIGFEQMLVSLGHQACGELSLWNYPSWMRNLIAHDINGEDRPDPIDMAALEIYRDRERGVARYNEFRRNLLMVPISKWEDLTDDDEAIEALYEVYGNDVEKLDLLVGLHAEKRIKGFAIGESAFFIFLLIASRRLEADRFFTSNFNIETYTKEGFEWVNRTESLKDVLDRHFPKMTKKWMSSSSAFSVWDSISTPNYLPLYMRPAT